The stretch of DNA TTTAATATAACCAGGTATGGGTCCAATACCTTGGCAGCAAAATCTGACCACCAAAGGAGGATGGCAATGACAGTACCGAGTACAGTACCTAGTACAAAACCTATAATAGTTTCCATAATAGTTACATATATATGGTGGAATAATTGCCCTTCCCGTGCTAGGTTATGAAGGGTTTTTATCATTCTTGAAGGCTGACTGGTAATAAATGGATCAATCCAACCTAGTCTGCCGGCGATCTCCCATAATGCAAATATCACTACCAATATTGCGATTTGAGTTATGACTATCATTCTATTCCTTTGTTTAATCTTTTTCAGATAGGCTTCATGCTCCTTGGATATGGCAGTAATGTTATCTATATTTTTATTGTACATGTATATCCAGCTCCTCCCATATTTTATTGAAATATTGGCGGAATTCAGGAGCTTGACGGCATTTTATTGGACTATGATCTTGACAGGTAAGATTTATGGTATGAATACTCTTTATCTTTGCCGGCCTTTTTGTAAGCACTATTACCCTGTCAGCCATAGATATAGCCTCTGCTATGTCATGGGTTACTAAGAGTGCTGTTTTGTTTTCCTTTTTTATAATAGTACCTACCTCATCTGACACTGCTAATCTAGTCTGATAATCTAATGCGGAGAATGGTTCATCTAAAAGGAGTATTTTAGGATCAATTGCTAAAGTTCTTATTAGAGCAACTCTCTGTCTCATTCCGCCGGAAAGTTGGTGAGGGTAGTGATTTTTAAATTCTCCCAAGCCATAGATATCCAATAATTTGTTGACTTTATCTATATTTTGACTGGTGACCTTGTTTTGTATCTCAAGCCCTAGCATTACATTTTGCCATATTGTACGCCATTCAAACAAATGGTCCTGCTGTAGCATATAACCAACTAGAGGGGAAGGGCCATTTACTTTTTTCCCATCTACATACACATCTCCGGATGTAGGAGCTATAAGTCCGGCAATTAACGAGAGTATAGTGGTTTTGCCACAGCCGCTAGGACCTACTATTCCTATAAATTCTCCCGCCTCAACATTGAACGATATTTTCTCAAGTGTCTTGGTTTCTCCTTCAAGACTATGATAAGTCATTGAAACATCATCAAAACTCACTATACCTTTTGCCATACTATCACCTTTCTATTTTATAAATTCATTGGTGACCACATCATCAAAGGGTGCCCTTTTATCAAGTACTCCTGCCATCTCGATTATATCCTGGAGATGGTTAAATGAATCTTCTGTCATTTCAGGTGTACTGGGCCAGGTATCTTGTTGTTTGTACCTTTCAACTACTTTGGTCAAAAGTTCAATATCGGAATCTGGAAATGAAG from Xylanivirga thermophila encodes:
- a CDS encoding ABC transporter ATP-binding protein is translated as MAKGIVSFDDVSMTYHSLEGETKTLEKISFNVEAGEFIGIVGPSGCGKTTILSLIAGLIAPTSGDVYVDGKKVNGPSPLVGYMLQQDHLFEWRTIWQNVMLGLEIQNKVTSQNIDKVNKLLDIYGLGEFKNHYPHQLSGGMRQRVALIRTLAIDPKILLLDEPFSALDYQTRLAVSDEVGTIIKKENKTALLVTHDIAEAISMADRVIVLTKRPAKIKSIHTINLTCQDHSPIKCRQAPEFRQYFNKIWEELDIHVQ